ACTCCGTCGATCGGCTTTCCCTGGCTCAGGAAATCAACCGGCAGTGGGGAAAAACTCCGGCCGTGGTCGATATCCTGCTGCAGGTCAACATCGGCGATGAAGAGAGTAAAGCCGGCTGCACGCCGGAACAGCTGGAGGAGCTGGCCCGCCAGGTCGCCCAGCTGCCCCACGTCAAAATCCGCGGCCTGATGTGCCTGCCCCCATACTGCGACGATCCGGAAGAGGTTCGTCCCTATTTCAAACAACTCCGTCAGCTTGCCGAGAAAATCGCCGGTCTGGACATCCCCGGAGTCACCATGGAAGAGCTGTCCATGGGGATGAGCGGGGATTTCGAAGTCGCCGTCGAAGAGGGTGCCACCCTGGTGCGGGTCGGGACCGCTATTTTCGGTGAAAGAAGAAAGTAGAATTAAAGATGACCCAGCCCTCCGTACTCCTGTTCGATCTTGACGGAACCCTGATCAACTCCCTGCCCGACCTGACCCTGGCCCTGAACCTGCTGCGGGCCGAGCTGGATTGTCCACCCCTGACTCTTGATCAGGCCGGCCCCATGGTCGGCGACGGCGTCAGCCTGCTGGTCCGCCGGGCGTTGGGAGACGCTCTGTTCAAAGAAGAGCATGTCACTCGCTTTCTTGCCCTTTATGACAGCCACCTGCTCGATAACACCGTCTGCTATCCGGGGATCACGGCACTGCTGCAGCGACATCCGGCACAACGGCTGGGGGTTGTCACCAACAAACCCTATCGGCAGACCCTGGCCATTCTGGAAGGGTTGGGGCTGCGCCAGCGTTTCGGCGCAATCATCGGTGGGGACAGCTGCACGCAGAAGAAACCCGACCCTGGTCCACTGCTGGCAGCTCTGACAGAACTGGGGGCTACCCCGCAACAGGCGGTGATGATCGGCGATCATCATACCGATCTTCATGCTGGCCGCGGGGCCGGCACCGCAACCTGCTTCTGCGACTACGGCTTCGGCAACAGCGGCGGGCTGGAGTATGATTTTCTAGCCACAACGGCCAACGACCTGCTGCAGCTGTTTCCGGGGACTATCGATGCCTGAAGCCCGGCTGAGCTACCGAGATATTGCACTGTTCTTTTTCCCGCTGGTTCTCAACGTTCAGCTGATGAGCATTTCCCACACCATCATCAACAGCGTACTGGCCAGGCTCGACAACTATGTGACCGCCCTAGCCGGGATGTCCATGGCCATGATCATTCATGTCTTTGTGTCGTCCCCGTCCTATCAGAATCATACCGTCACCATGGCGATGGCCCGGGGCCGCAAATCCATGCTCGGGGTTTTAGTTTATATCTTCACCCTCTCGACCTCTGTCGCACTGCTGCTGGCTCTGGTTGCCTATACCCGAATCGGTGACCTGTTCTTTCAACTCTTGGGCACCCCGGCCGAGGTTGTCGTAGAAGCTCGCAAATCCTTGCGAATCATGCTCTTTCTGCCCTTTATCAGCGGGTTTCGTTTTTTTTGCCAGGGTTTGCTGCTGCAGGCCCGCCGGACCGGGCTGATTTCTTTTTCTACCCTGATCCGCGTCGCCGGACTGTTCCTGTTTCTCGCCCTTGGTCGTTACTGGTTCAGCGGCGCCCAGCTTGGCGCTTTCGGCCTGGTCGGTTGCGTTGCCACGGAGACCCTGGTGATCAGCCTGACGGTCTGGCAGGTTCATCCCCGGCTACAGCCCCGCGGCCAAGAAAAGAATTTCCGCGAAATTTTTTCTTTCGGTTTACCCCTGGCCTATTCGTCCTGCCTGCAGCAGGCGATTCCATTATTGATTACCGCCATTATCGGTCGCTTGACCGACGGAGCGCTGGTCCTAGCCGCCTTCGGTGTAATTCGCGGCTTCGTGTTCCTCCTCGCCGGACCGATGCGTAACCTGCAACAGACCTACCTGGCATTAGTCAGGGAAGCACGGGACAGTCGACGACTGTTGCATTTCAGCCTGCTCCTGGCCAGTTTTCTGAGTCTCCTGCTGCTATTGGTGGCCGGTCCGTTGAACAACCTGATCCTCGGCCAATTCATGGGTGTTGAAACCGCGTTGCGTCAGTACCTCGCCGCGGCCATGGCCTTGTGCGCGATTTTCCCTTTTTTCTATGGCGGCTGTCATTTGCTGCGCGGCTGGTTCTCGGACGCAGAGAAAACCTATCTGCTCGGGAAATCAACCATTGTGAAGTGCTGCTTCATGCTGCTCTTATGGTGGCCTCTGGTAAACTTCCAGCTGCCGGTTTCGGGGATCGTGATCGCGGTCTTCCTGCTGATCAGCGCCGAAGGTTTAGAGGCGGGCTTTCTGTTTCTACAACGCCGGCACGAGCTTCGAAACGCCGGCCCCCTTGCTCCGCTGAAGACATCTTCGTAAAATGAACAGATGACTCAGCCGCCCCACAAACAGCCCTGTCCTGACTGTCGCCAGTGCCAATGGTGCAGTGACGAAAGATGCCAGCTTTGTCTGAAGAGCAGCACCGGCTGTCGCCGCAAACTCAGTATGGCTGAGCAGATTGAGCTGTACGAATCGCGCAATGGCAAGAGCGCTCGGGAAGAACCCCGCACCCCCGGCAAGAGCCAATGAAAATTGCGCTTGTCGCCGGGATTTCGGCTGGCTGCGCCAACCCGGCAGAGCAACCGGCCGGAATTGTTACTGACTGAATTCAGGCCGGTTTTTCCGGTGACAAGAAACAAAAGTTGTGGTTAAATGCCCGCTTCAAAAAGCCGTCAAAAAAGCCGGAACTAAGCTGGCGGTCAGTTAAAATCAGCGCAGTGAATTTTTGGTCGGACGCTTAAAATCGATGTCGCTGCTTAGACGCATTGATTTTGCCAGCTGGCAAAAAATATTCTTGGTATTCCCTGTGCTTGCAGAAACCCGGAACGGGCTTTTGCAACAACCCGGCAACACATTTCACGGGCTACCGGAAAAACCCCGCAAAAGGGCTTTTCCAGCGGCTCTTTAGGATTATAGAGACAGGCAATAACGCAAAGGAGCTTAACTGTATGTATAGCTGTTCGGATCTGAAAAAAGGCTTAAAATTACTGATCGATGGAGATCCTCATGTCATCGTTCAGTACGACTTCACCAAGCCCGGCAAAGGGCAGGCGCTTTATAAGTGCAAACTTCGCAATATGATCACCGGCTCACTTTTTGACCGCACCTATCGCAGCGGCGAATCTTTCGAACCGGCCAGTCTGGAAGAGCGGGACATGCAGTACCTTTACCAGGATGAAACCGGCTACGTGTTTATGGACAAAAAAAACTACGAGCAGATCACCCTGAGCGAAGAGACCCTGGGAGACGACAAGTATTTCCTGATCGACAATATGGATGTCGAGATCCTTATGTACGGGGAGCGTGGCATCGGTATCAGCCTGCCCAACTTCGTCAACCTCAGAGTTACCCAGGCTGATCCGTGGGTCAAAGGCGACACAGCCGCCGGCAACAATAAACCGGCCACCGTCGAAACCGGCTACACCCTCCAGGTTCCCTCCTTTGTTGAAGAAGGCATCCTGATCCAGATCGACACCCGCACCGGAGAATACGTAACCCGCGTCAAGGAATAAGCGGTGGAGCCGAACTGGCAACTCGCCCGCAAGCGAGCCTTTCTTTTCAAGCGGGCCCGGATCCTGCAGCAGGTCCGGGCCTTCTTCATGGAACGGGATTTTCTGGACGTCGAGACGCCGCAGCGGATTCCCGCCAATGCCCCCGAACTGCACATCGACGCCGAACCCGCAGCCGAATGGTTCCTGCAGACCTCTCCCGAATTGTGTATGAAACGCCTGCTGGCGGCCGGCTATGAACGCATTTTCCAGATCTGCCACTGCTGGCGCCAGGGGGAAAGAAGCCGCCGTCACCTGCCCGAATACAGTATGCTCGAGTGGTATCGGCAAGGCTGCGACTATACCGCCCTGATGGACGATTGCGAAGCGCTGCTCGACACCCTCTGCCCGGCCGGGCAGCTGGCCTGGCAGGGGCAGTTAGTCGATCTGCAGCCTCCTTGGCCGCGTCTCACCGTGGCCGAAGCCTTTGCCGCTTTCAGCCCCATGCCTTTGGCGGAGGCACTCGCCAGCGGTGAATTCGATACCATGATGGCCCTTGAGATCGAACCGCAGCTACCGACCGAAAAGCCGCTTTTTCTCATTGAATATCCGGCCGCATGTGCCTCCCTGGCACGCACCAAGCCAGGTCAGCCTGCGGTTGCCGAACGCTTCGAACTTTATATCGCCGGCCTGGAACTCGCCAACGCCTTTTCCGAGTTGACCGATTCGCAAGAACAGCGGCAGCGATTCGCCGCAGAAGAGCAGCAACGCCGGGCCTGTGGCAAACCGCCCTACCCCACGCCGCAGCCCTTTTTAAAAGAACTCGACACCCTCTCTGCCGCCGCCGGAATTGCCCTTGGTATCGATCGCTTGGTCATGCTGCTCTGTGACCTGCCAACCATTGACGACTGCGTCGCCTTTACCCCGGAGCAGCTCTGACCGGCCACGATCGTCACCCATCCCTGCTTTCCCGAATTCGGCAGAATGGAAGTACCCGTCCTCCTGAATGGTGTCAGCTTAAGCAACTTTGCAGTAAACTCGGGACTGTCCCCAGGGTCATCGGGGGCTGTCCCAAGAGTTTGCGAGCCATGAAACTGTCGCGGTTAGCACCGCAAAGACCTGGGACAGCCCCCGTGCGGGGACAGTTCCGGTTTTGCTGCCAGCGCCTTTAAACTAGCTCCATTCCCCGCCCTTCTTCAAAAAAAATTATTTTCTATTAATTATCTCTTCAAAAGATCCTCTTTTCAGCCCCACCTTACCTTCCGGGGAGAACACAGCAACTGACCGACATCATTTGTCTCTGAAGTTTTTTATCTGGCGGTGAAAACACAATTTCAGCAGGAAAACCAGATCGCAGGTTTTTTTTTAGCATTGACTTCATTTTATAACAACGTATTATAACGCGAAACAAAAAGACCAGATCGCTCATTTTATAACAAGATTATTGAATATTTTATTTAATATTTTCAGCGATATAGATAGCAATATAACAGTAGCTTAAAAACAAAAACTGTTATTTTTTTACTTATGTGTGTTTTTAATCGGCATTATTGAGAGAGAGGAGATCGGTTTATGGGACACGGACCCGCAGTGAAACTCGGCAAAGATAACGCCGCCGCGTACAAGACAAAGCTCGGCATCAAGATGTTTATTGTCTACACCCTGGTTTACGCCACTTTCGTCATCCTTAACACGACCAATCCGAAAATTATGGAAATCATTGTGCTCGGTCAGACCGCTGCGGTGATCTGGGGCTTCGGCCTGATTGTCCTGGCCCTGGTCATGGCCGTTATCTATAACTTTTTCTGCGGCAAAGCAGAAAAAGAACTGAACAGTTAAGGAGGGCGGCGCCATGATTTATACCCAATCCCCGCTGGCAATCGGTCTGTTCATTTTCTTTGTGCTGTTTGTTCTCGGCCTGTCCTTCTTTCTGGCCCGCCGCACCAGCTCCGCTGAAGGCTATTATGCCGCCGGCGGGCAAATCCACTGGATGACCAACGGCATCGCCTTTGCCGGCGACTATCTGTCGGCTGCCTCCTTCCTCGGTATTTGCGGCATGATCGCGACGGCAGGTTACGATGGCTGGATGTACTCCATCGGCTATCTGGCGGGCTGGATTGTCGCCCTGTTCCTGGTTGCGGAACCAATGAAACGCCTCGGCAAATACACCTTTACCGACGCGCTGGACTCCAAGTTCAATTCCAAATCGATTCAGCTGATGGCCGCCATCTCCACCCTGCTGGTGTCGGTTTTCTATCTGATCCCGCAGATGGTCGGGGCCGGCGTCCTGGTTCAGCCTCTGCTCGGGTTGCCGCACTGGGTCGGCGTCTGTATCGTCGGCATCGTCGTCACCATCATCGTCGCCACGGCGGGTATGGCTTCGACAACCTACGTCCAGTTTTTCAAGGGAGCCCTGCTGCTGATCATGTCTACCGTGGTGGTCATTGCAGTCCTGTTCCGCGGTCTGTCGACCACGCCGGTCAATAACGGCATGCCCTATCACGACTTCAAAACCCTGCATGCCGATAGCAGCCTGAACATCAGCGAACCCGGCTACCAAATCGTTGACGGCCTCGATTCCGCATTCGGCAAAGCCGGCTTCATCAAGCTGGTCAAGGATGGCAATGACTCAATCTGGCACCTGCAGAAAACCGCGACCGGCTACACCCTGGACGAAACCCTCTATGTCACCAAACTGGCTGATGGGACCAAACTTTATAATGGCGCCAGCGCTGAAGAAGGGAAATTCTTCCCGGTTGGACATATCAAGGAACTGCGCGTTAATGGTCAGGACGTCGCCGCAACCGGAGCAGTCGGCCCACTGGCGTATCTGTCCGCGTTGAAGGATTCGACCATTGTGCTCTGGGGCAAGAAGTATGTTCAGGTCGGCGATACCCTGACCACCGTTTATTACCAGAAGCCTACCCCCGGCTCCCGCATTTTACGCCCAGGCCTGAAGTTCAAGGTCGACAATGCCACCGGCTTGCAGAAATTCAACTTCATGTCGCTGATGCTGGCCCTGTTCTGCGGCACCGCAGCCCTGCCGCACATCCTGATCCGCTATTACACCGTCCCCAGTCAGGCCGCGGCCCGTAAATCAACCATCGTCGCCATTGCCGCCATCGGCTTCTTCTATATCCTGACCCTGTTTTTGGGCATGGGTGCCATGACCAACGGGGTCATCAACATTACCGATAACAATATGTCGGCACCGCTGCTGGCGTTGTCCTTTGGGGTGGTTCTGTTTGCGGTGATCTCCTCGCTGGCCTTTGCCACCGTGCTGGGAACGGTCTCCGGTCTGATTGTCGCTGCCTCGGGAGCGATCGCCCACGATCTAATGGACAACTTCCTGGGCATGCAGATGACCGACCGCGGCAAGGTTCGGGCCGGTAAGATTTCCGCTATTGTGATCGGCTGCATCGCCATCTACCTGGGGATCGTTTTCGAAGGGATGAACGTTTCGTTCCTGGTCGGCTGGGCCTTTGCGGTGGCGGCCTCGGCCAACCTGCCGGCTATCCTGATGCTGCTGTTCTGGAGTAAGACAACTGCCAAAGGCGTGGCTGCTTCAATTCTGGTCGGACTGGTCAGCTCCCTGGGGCTGATCCTGGTCTCGCCGGATATGTGGGTCAGGTACGGGATGCTTCCGGCCGATGCCCCGGTCCAGTTCAACAGTCCGGCGCTGATTTCCATTCCGCTCTCTTTTATCGCCCTGGTCCTGGTTTCTTTAATGTCGCAGAAAGATGTCGCCCTTGAACAGTCGGGTGAAACCGCCTGAGCCACAGAAGCACTTGAATTCAGAGCAGCACTTTGCGATACTCTAGGCCGCCTTCGGGCGGCCTTTTTCACAGGAAACCACATCATGCATCGATTTCGCTTCACCATTGTCGCAGTATGCCTGCTGCTCGCTTGGCTGGCCTACGGCGAGCTGACCCTTGCCCTGCGCAACCCGGCCCCGCTGGAGATCACCCTGGACCAGTTACAACGCTCCGGTCCGCCCAGAGAATGGCTGACCATAACCGGCGGCAATCAGGATCTGACCCGGGCCATCAACATGTCCGGGACCATGGATATCGACTCCTTTCTGGTCCCCTTGACCACCACCAAGGGTGAAAAAGCTCCTGAGGTCTGGTTTGAGACTCGCGATCCGCAAGTGCTTGCCACCCTGAAAAAATATTATTTCCAATTCGATACAGAGCAGGAAAAACAGGCCTTTATCGCCGCCAACGCGGACCTCTTCTACGGTCCCAAAACCTTGACCGGGATGACGGTTTCCGGCCTGGTGGCGGGATCGAATCGCGACAAGCTGAGTAAGCTCCTGGAAGAAATGAACGTTCCGGTCAGTCCCAAGGTTATTTTCATCAGCGAAGGGAAAAAACCTATTGTGTGGCGGGGTTTGCTTTTCGCGATCATCGCGATCCTGGGGATTCTCAAGCTTTCCCACAGCATCAAAAAAGAACGCTCCGCCTGAACGGCCCCCGGTAAGCCACTGTAACGCGACCTGTCGAGAGCCCCTCAAGGTGGAGCGAACTGTTCATGGCGACGGCCAATTTGCCGCCCTGAGTGATTACTTCAGCCAGTCACAGAGTTTGTTGATGGCCGTAAGCACCTTTTCGCAGTAAATCTTCAAAAATTCTTCGTCCAGCGGCTGCTCTGCGGAATATTGTTCGGCAGCAGCCAGCGCCCTGGCCCCGTCGAAATCAACAAACGCTAGCCGGGCGGTCAATTCCTTTTTCGGACGGCCAAAACTGCTGCCCGGCAGAATCGCCACCCCGGTCTCCTGCAGCAAGCGGCGACAGAAGGTTTCTCCGTCAGCAATCCCCTTGGCTTCCAGCTGCTCCCGTAATGGCTCGAAATCGGGCAGCATGTAGAACGCACCATCGGGGCGGGCGACGGTCACGCCGGCCCGGGTCATGGTCGTCCAGATCCAGTCGCTCAAAGCCTTCAGCACCCGCCGGGAATTGTGCAGATAGCGCTCGATCTTATCTCCTCCTCGAAAGGCCCGGACCGCGGCATATTGGATCGGTGCGCTGGTCGCCGTGAAAGTCTCGCTGGCCACCACGGCCATGGCCTCCATCAGCCATTTCAGTTCAGCTGGAAAGGCGAAAGTCCCCAACCGCCAGCCACCGGCGCCGGCCCATTTGCTCAAGCCGCTGGCGATGATGGTCCCTTCCGGATAATAACGGGCTATCGACTGATGGCAGCCTTTGAAGTTCAACTCGCCATAAATCTCGTCGGAAAGCAGGATCACCTTGTATTTCCTGGCCACCTGGGCGAGAGCCTGCAACTGCTCGGGAGAATAGGAGCAACCGGTCGGGTTGTTCGGGTAGTTCAGAATGACCACGCGGGGCTTGCTCGGATCCGCTTGGCAGAGGTTTTCCAATTCCTCGGGGGTCAGCAACCAGTTGTTCTTTTCATCGGTCTCCAGCCAGTAGACATGGCGGCCGACAATATGCGCCTGCGGGGCGTAGGAAACCCAGCTCGGGGTGGGAATGACCAGATCACCATAGTAAACCAGTTGCAGAATAAACATCAGCTCCTTGGAACCGGGGCCGATCAGAACATTTTCCTGGGAAATGGGCAGATCCTGGGTGCGGCGATAATAATGGGCAACCGCATCACACAAAGCAGGCAGACCTCGCACCGGCAGATAATCCTTCTGGTGCGCATTATTCTGCAGCTCCTGCACCACCGGTCCCGGGACCGGAAAGGGGGATTGTCCCAAACCAAGCTTGTAGACCTGCTTGCCTGCAGCAATCAGTCGGTTGCTCTCCTCGTTGATTCCCAGGGTTGCCGAAACCGGCAAACCGCGCACATTCAAATTCAAATGGACTTCATAGGTTCCATTTTTCATGGAAAAACTCCCGTGTCAGTCATGGTTTCCGTCAATTGGTCCGGTGGCTTTAATAAAGCCGCCTGTCGAATGTCGACATTATTCATATTGCTTTTGAAAATTCAACCCTTTTATTCAGCCTCTGGTATAGTTATCCTTTCGGGCGTCTTGGGTGCTGAGTGCTTATTATAGAAAAAGGGCCGAAGACCTGGTCTTCGACCCTTTTGAATAGTTAAACAGTTCTGGGAAAATCAGCTGATCTCATGTGACTTATTGCGGGTCCTGTTGGCCAGAATAACCGGATCGATGACTTCACCGCAGGCACTGCACTTCCATGCATCAAAAGCACGGACGAAATCATAATATTTTTCTGAATACATTCTTCCTTTGCACTTTGGACATTTCATTTTGTACCCCCTTAAGGCTCTATGCTGGACATGACGTGCAAATACAACCTTTAGCAAGGGATATTACACAAGTTGTGCCAACCCGGCGAAGGAGCTCTGTTATTTTCTCATTAAAACGAAGATATTCTTTAATTTTCAATATGTTAAAAAGAGAATAAGAGAAAACAAGAGGCTATCGTACAGACTTGACAGAGGGTCAGCAGGAAGGAATTGCACCTAGATTGGTCATTTTTTCGCCAATAATTTGACGACAAAACAAAGAAGCCGAATCGCCCGGCATTTAAAAGTTGAGCGATTCAGTTATAAAAATAGCATAGGAGTGGGCTCCGGCGGCCTCCGTCAGTTATCTGACGAAAAAATATTGACCGTTATTTTTTTGACGACCTCCTCGGCCACCCCAACCTGCTTACAGACTGTCTTTATACAGCTTATAGGTCAAAGAGTCCGCCAACGCCTGATAGGAAGCATCGATGACGTTGCTGCTGACCCCAACCGTTCCCCAACGACCATCCTGATCTCCGGACTCAACCAGCACTCGGATCATCGCGTCGGTCCCCTGGCTGGCCGGCAGCACCCGAACCTTATAATCAAGCAGTTTGACGTCGCCGATCTGCGGATAAAAGTTGATCAATCCCTTGCGCAGGGCGTTATCAAGGGCATGGACCGGACCGTTGCCGTCGGCAGCGGTGTGTTCGATTTTCCCACCGACCTTGACCTTGATGGTCGCTTCGGAGACCGGGTCCCGATCGCTCTCGCGCAAGGTATCGATAACCCGAAAGCCAGTGACGGCAAAATAATGCTTGAGCTTGCCCATTTCTTTGAGCATCAAGAGTTCGAAAGAGGCCTCTGCCCCTTCAAACTGGAAGCCTTTATTTTCCAAATCCTTGATTTCTTCCAGAATTTCGAGGGTCACCGGATCCTGACTGTCTAGGGACAGGCCGCATTCCTCGGCTTTGGCCAAAATATTAGCGCGCCCGGAAAGGTCGGAGACCAGCACCCTGGTGCGGTTGCCGACCTGCTCCGGTCGAATATGTTCATAAGTCTGCGGATGACGCTGAATCGCGGACACATGAACCCCACCCTTGTGGGCAAAGGCTGAATTGCCAACATAGGGCTGATGTTTGTCCGGAGCAAGGTTGGCAAGTTCATAAATGTAGCGGGAAATTTTTCGCAGGTTTTTAAGCTTCTCGTCTGGCAAACATTGCAGCCCGGTCTTGAGCTGCAGAGCGGGAATGATGGAACAGAGGTTGGCGTTGCCACAGCGTTCCCCGAAGCCGTTCACCGTGCCCTGAACCTGGATAGCGCCGCAGTGGACAGCCATCAAAGAGTTGGCCACGGCACACTCGCTGTCGTTGTGGGCATGGATGCCCAGGGGAGTTGACACCGCCTTGCGCACAGCCTGCATAATGGCGGGGATTTCATGGGGCAGGGTCCCACCGTTGGTATCACAGAGCACAATACAGTCAACCCCGGCAGCAGCTGCGGCCTGCAGCGTTTTCAAGGCGTATTCAGGATTCTGCTTATAGCCGTCGAAGAAATGCTCCGCGTCGTAGATCACCTCGCTGACTCGCTCCTTGAGGTAGACCAGAGAATCATTAATCAATTCCAGGTTCTCCTCCAGGGAGATCCGCAAGGCCTCCTGGACATGAAAATCCCAGGTTTTGCCAAAGATGGTCACAACATCAGGAGTTGCGGCGACCAGCATCTGAATGTTGTTATCCTCGGCCGGGGTGATCCGCGCCCGTCGGGTGGAACCGAATGCGGCTATTTTACTATGCTCCAGGGTTTCGTTCTGCATGGCCCGGAAGAAGCTGATGTCCTTGGGGTTGGAGCCGGGCCAGCCGCCTTCGATATAATCGATGCCCAGTTCGTCAAGCTTCTTGGCGATGCGCACCTTATCTTCAACCTGAAAAGAGATATCTTCCGCCTGCGTTCCGTCACGCAAGGTGGTGTCGTACAGATAGATTTTTCCCATGCTATGGCATTCCTTGTCTGCCTTGCAATCTCCTGTCCGACGGAGATATTAGGAGCGGACCGGCGGAGGCAAGGATCGGCATTCGAATTTCAGCGGGGCAGTGTGCCTGAGGTGCTGGCTCTCCCCTCCTAGAGCCAGGTTGCCCATCATTCAGTTTTCTTCGATTTCCTTATGATCAAGACCGAAGGCTTCATGCAGAACCCGCACGGCCAACTCGGTATACTTCGCGTTAATGATGCAGGAAACCTTGATCTCACTGGTCGAAATCATTTCGATATTGATGCCTTCACGGGACAAGGTTTCAAACATGGTGCTGGCGACACCCGAATGGGAGCGCATGCCGACCCCGATGATGGAGACCTTGGCAATATTGTTGTTATGGCTGACCCCGCGGGCACCGATATTTGCGGCAATTTCCTCAATGATCTGAACCGCTTTTTTGGCATCCCCCTTGGGAACGGTAAAGGTCATGTCGGTCGCCCCTTCATGGGACACGTTCTGGATGATCATATCGACAGTGATATTGTTGTTGCTCAACGGGGTAAATATCTGGGCGGCAATTCCGGGATGATC
This genomic window from Pelobacter seleniigenes DSM 18267 contains:
- a CDS encoding YggS family pyridoxal phosphate-dependent enzyme translates to MNPIAANIKDIQERIANACRTSGRPLDKVRLIAVSKVKPAALIEEAYAAGQRLFGENYVQEFRDKQEQVTAPVEWHFIGALQSNKVKYLKDSVHMIHSVDRLSLAQEINRQWGKTPAVVDILLQVNIGDEESKAGCTPEQLEELARQVAQLPHVKIRGLMCLPPYCDDPEEVRPYFKQLRQLAEKIAGLDIPGVTMEELSMGMSGDFEVAVEEGATLVRVGTAIFGERRK
- a CDS encoding cation acetate symporter, producing the protein MIYTQSPLAIGLFIFFVLFVLGLSFFLARRTSSAEGYYAAGGQIHWMTNGIAFAGDYLSAASFLGICGMIATAGYDGWMYSIGYLAGWIVALFLVAEPMKRLGKYTFTDALDSKFNSKSIQLMAAISTLLVSVFYLIPQMVGAGVLVQPLLGLPHWVGVCIVGIVVTIIVATAGMASTTYVQFFKGALLLIMSTVVVIAVLFRGLSTTPVNNGMPYHDFKTLHADSSLNISEPGYQIVDGLDSAFGKAGFIKLVKDGNDSIWHLQKTATGYTLDETLYVTKLADGTKLYNGASAEEGKFFPVGHIKELRVNGQDVAATGAVGPLAYLSALKDSTIVLWGKKYVQVGDTLTTVYYQKPTPGSRILRPGLKFKVDNATGLQKFNFMSLMLALFCGTAALPHILIRYYTVPSQAAARKSTIVAIAAIGFFYILTLFLGMGAMTNGVINITDNNMSAPLLALSFGVVLFAVISSLAFATVLGTVSGLIVAASGAIAHDLMDNFLGMQMTDRGKVRAGKISAIVIGCIAIYLGIVFEGMNVSFLVGWAFAVAASANLPAILMLLFWSKTTAKGVAASILVGLVSSLGLILVSPDMWVRYGMLPADAPVQFNSPALISIPLSFIALVLVSLMSQKDVALEQSGETA
- a CDS encoding pyridoxal phosphate-dependent aminotransferase, yielding MKNGTYEVHLNLNVRGLPVSATLGINEESNRLIAAGKQVYKLGLGQSPFPVPGPVVQELQNNAHQKDYLPVRGLPALCDAVAHYYRRTQDLPISQENVLIGPGSKELMFILQLVYYGDLVIPTPSWVSYAPQAHIVGRHVYWLETDEKNNWLLTPEELENLCQADPSKPRVVILNYPNNPTGCSYSPEQLQALAQVARKYKVILLSDEIYGELNFKGCHQSIARYYPEGTIIASGLSKWAGAGGWRLGTFAFPAELKWLMEAMAVVASETFTATSAPIQYAAVRAFRGGDKIERYLHNSRRVLKALSDWIWTTMTRAGVTVARPDGAFYMLPDFEPLREQLEAKGIADGETFCRRLLQETGVAILPGSSFGRPKKELTARLAFVDFDGARALAAAEQYSAEQPLDEEFLKIYCEKVLTAINKLCDWLK
- the efp gene encoding elongation factor P, with the protein product MYSCSDLKKGLKLLIDGDPHVIVQYDFTKPGKGQALYKCKLRNMITGSLFDRTYRSGESFEPASLEERDMQYLYQDETGYVFMDKKNYEQITLSEETLGDDKYFLIDNMDVEILMYGERGIGISLPNFVNLRVTQADPWVKGDTAAGNNKPATVETGYTLQVPSFVEEGILIQIDTRTGEYVTRVKE
- the epmA gene encoding EF-P lysine aminoacylase EpmA; its protein translation is MEPNWQLARKRAFLFKRARILQQVRAFFMERDFLDVETPQRIPANAPELHIDAEPAAEWFLQTSPELCMKRLLAAGYERIFQICHCWRQGERSRRHLPEYSMLEWYRQGCDYTALMDDCEALLDTLCPAGQLAWQGQLVDLQPPWPRLTVAEAFAAFSPMPLAEALASGEFDTMMALEIEPQLPTEKPLFLIEYPAACASLARTKPGQPAVAERFELYIAGLELANAFSELTDSQEQRQRFAAEEQQRRACGKPPYPTPQPFLKELDTLSAAAGIALGIDRLVMLLCDLPTIDDCVAFTPEQL
- a CDS encoding DUF485 domain-containing protein; the encoded protein is MGHGPAVKLGKDNAAAYKTKLGIKMFIVYTLVYATFVILNTTNPKIMEIIVLGQTAAVIWGFGLIVLALVMAVIYNFFCGKAEKELNS
- a CDS encoding HAD family hydrolase, which encodes MTQPSVLLFDLDGTLINSLPDLTLALNLLRAELDCPPLTLDQAGPMVGDGVSLLVRRALGDALFKEEHVTRFLALYDSHLLDNTVCYPGITALLQRHPAQRLGVVTNKPYRQTLAILEGLGLRQRFGAIIGGDSCTQKKPDPGPLLAALTELGATPQQAVMIGDHHTDLHAGRGAGTATCFCDYGFGNSGGLEYDFLATTANDLLQLFPGTIDA
- the cimA gene encoding citramalate synthase yields the protein MGKIYLYDTTLRDGTQAEDISFQVEDKVRIAKKLDELGIDYIEGGWPGSNPKDISFFRAMQNETLEHSKIAAFGSTRRARITPAEDNNIQMLVAATPDVVTIFGKTWDFHVQEALRISLEENLELINDSLVYLKERVSEVIYDAEHFFDGYKQNPEYALKTLQAAAAAGVDCIVLCDTNGGTLPHEIPAIMQAVRKAVSTPLGIHAHNDSECAVANSLMAVHCGAIQVQGTVNGFGERCGNANLCSIIPALQLKTGLQCLPDEKLKNLRKISRYIYELANLAPDKHQPYVGNSAFAHKGGVHVSAIQRHPQTYEHIRPEQVGNRTRVLVSDLSGRANILAKAEECGLSLDSQDPVTLEILEEIKDLENKGFQFEGAEASFELLMLKEMGKLKHYFAVTGFRVIDTLRESDRDPVSEATIKVKVGGKIEHTAADGNGPVHALDNALRKGLINFYPQIGDVKLLDYKVRVLPASQGTDAMIRVLVESGDQDGRWGTVGVSSNVIDASYQALADSLTYKLYKDSL